The following proteins are encoded in a genomic region of Flavobacteriales bacterium:
- a CDS encoding recombinase family protein — protein sequence MLGWYLILPEVENDRRSMNVTSGMRKARKEGRFLGVAPKGYANKRDDNNKPIIVPNENAPFIERAFEMMASGECSQVDTLKELKSDGFKCSKNQFSVLLRNYTYIGKLKIPAYKEEEEIVVEGIHEALISEPLFHKVQQNINGKSKKAPPVYKKQDDLPLRGSLNCECCGRKLTGSASKGNGGRYFYYHCTKGCKIRYKAKDLNSQFEELLGTFTASKEITQLYYKIINNELKDNGASKGAKVRKVNEAIELNENRISKLQDDFADGNISSSDYNSMKTKYEYKLNELSVDKAEINVLSTEFEEYLKFGCSFIENLDVIYSESDTNTKQKIIGSIFPENLTYSKNGFRTTRTNEAVLLLSSHNRQYEGKLKGQTSKETSLSYSVTPIGFEPIIARAEI from the coding sequence ATGTTGGGTTGGTATTTGATACTTCCAGAAGTAGAAAACGACAGGCGTTCCATGAATGTAACAAGTGGCATGAGAAAAGCGCGAAAGGAAGGTCGGTTTCTTGGTGTTGCCCCCAAAGGATATGCGAATAAAAGAGATGACAATAATAAACCCATAATAGTACCCAACGAAAACGCACCGTTTATAGAAAGAGCATTTGAAATGATGGCTTCAGGAGAATGTAGTCAGGTTGATACTCTTAAAGAATTAAAATCGGATGGCTTTAAGTGTAGTAAAAACCAGTTTTCGGTTTTACTCAGAAATTACACCTACATCGGAAAACTCAAAATCCCAGCTTACAAGGAAGAAGAAGAGATTGTTGTTGAAGGAATTCACGAAGCTTTGATATCCGAACCATTGTTCCATAAAGTTCAACAAAATATTAACGGCAAATCAAAGAAAGCTCCACCCGTCTACAAAAAACAGGATGACTTACCTCTAAGAGGAAGTCTAAATTGTGAATGTTGTGGGAGAAAACTAACTGGAAGCGCATCTAAAGGAAACGGAGGCAGGTATTTCTATTATCACTGTACAAAAGGATGTAAAATAAGATATAAAGCAAAAGATTTGAATAGTCAGTTTGAAGAGTTGCTTGGAACATTCACGGCCAGTAAAGAAATCACACAACTGTATTATAAAATCATCAACAATGAGCTAAAAGATAATGGTGCAAGCAAAGGAGCAAAAGTTAGAAAAGTAAATGAGGCCATTGAACTCAATGAGAATAGAATTAGCAAACTTCAAGATGATTTTGCGGACGGAAATATTTCAAGTTCGGATTACAATAGTATGAAGACAAAGTATGAGTATAAACTCAATGAATTGTCCGTTGACAAAGCCGAAATAAACGTTTTGAGCACCGAGTTTGAAGAGTACCTCAAGTTTGGTTGTTCTTTTATCGAAAATTTAGATGTAATCTACTCTGAATCAGATACAAATACCAAACAAAAGATAATTGGTTCGATATTTCCTGAAAACTTAACCTATTCTAAAAACGGATTTCGAACCACTCGAACCAATGAAGCAGTTCTTCTACTTTCAAGTCATAATAGGCAATACGAGGGAAAGCTAAAAGGACAAACTAGTAAAGAAACCAGTTTGTCCTATTCTGTGACCCCGATAGGATTCGAACCTATAATCGCTAGAGCCGAAATCTAG
- a CDS encoding SAM-dependent DNA methyltransferase: protein MNKLIIQEGDDDHDKLLEFVKIQTVDSFEQLIELFEFVISPEEKIVNGAVYTPEYIREYIVRKSFESHAQEISDLQICDPACGCAGFLYTTAQILREETQSSYKEIFKNQLFGLDTEEYSVERSKLLLLLLAISEGEDLKVYDFNLYKGNALDFNWRTQDESFEGFDIVVGNPPYVCSRNMVKESLDLVKNWSVSQSGHPDLYIPFFQLGYEILKPKGILGYITVNTFIKSVNGRSLRNYFSSNRVDIKIINFGGEQIFKNRSTYTCICFLQNSIGSVRYKKALSADLNKLRDNQFIRFDYDSLADNDGWNLVESVDQTKYINKIESVGTPLKNRFVTRNGIATLANYIYKFFPVSEDENYYTLRTKEGKDYPIEKDICRDIANPNKLRSEKQLKENTEKIIFPYESMKNELIVLDENTFINKYPLTYKYLSDHKVVLRRRDKGNKKYEKWYAYGRRQSMDINAYKLFFPHISERPSFTISKDKALLFYSGIAIVSESLKELKVLKRIMESDVFFDYIKNMTKDYSSGYISMSKNYIKNFGICKLSKFEENELLESDNPELLIRNYYGLDSTNMLYTNPQSVLSKVAESNIGYR, encoded by the coding sequence AAAAATTCAAACAGTAGATTCTTTTGAGCAGTTAATTGAACTCTTTGAATTTGTAATATCACCAGAAGAGAAAATTGTAAACGGAGCGGTATATACTCCAGAATATATTAGAGAATATATAGTAAGGAAATCTTTCGAATCACACGCCCAAGAGATAAGTGATTTGCAAATATGTGATCCCGCTTGTGGTTGTGCTGGATTCTTATATACCACAGCTCAAATATTAAGGGAGGAAACACAATCTTCCTACAAAGAAATTTTCAAGAATCAACTTTTTGGATTGGACACTGAAGAATATTCTGTTGAACGATCAAAATTGCTTTTATTACTTCTTGCAATCTCAGAAGGAGAAGATCTTAAAGTATATGATTTCAATCTTTATAAAGGCAATGCATTGGATTTTAATTGGAGAACGCAAGATGAATCCTTTGAAGGGTTTGATATAGTAGTAGGAAACCCTCCTTATGTTTGTTCGCGGAACATGGTTAAGGAATCTTTAGATTTAGTTAAGAATTGGTCGGTTTCTCAAAGCGGTCACCCTGATTTATATATTCCTTTCTTTCAGCTCGGATATGAAATTTTAAAACCAAAGGGTATCCTTGGCTATATTACGGTGAACACATTTATTAAAAGCGTTAATGGTAGATCTCTAAGAAACTATTTCTCCAGCAATAGAGTAGATATTAAAATCATCAATTTTGGAGGTGAACAGATATTCAAAAATAGAAGTACATATACGTGTATATGCTTTCTGCAAAATTCCATTGGTAGCGTTCGTTACAAAAAAGCTCTATCTGCTGACTTGAATAAATTAAGAGATAACCAATTTATTAGGTTTGACTATGACTCTTTAGCTGATAATGATGGATGGAATTTGGTTGAATCTGTTGATCAAACCAAGTACATCAATAAAATTGAATCTGTAGGAACACCCCTAAAGAATCGATTTGTAACAAGGAACGGGATCGCGACCTTGGCTAATTATATTTACAAGTTTTTTCCTGTTTCAGAAGATGAGAATTATTACACATTAAGAACAAAGGAGGGGAAAGATTATCCAATAGAAAAAGATATTTGTAGAGACATTGCTAATCCTAATAAACTTAGGTCTGAAAAGCAGTTAAAAGAAAATACTGAGAAGATTATTTTTCCGTACGAATCGATGAAGAATGAGTTGATAGTGCTCGATGAAAACACCTTTATTAATAAATATCCTCTTACTTACAAATATTTAAGCGACCATAAAGTAGTGTTAAGGAGACGAGATAAAGGAAATAAGAAATATGAAAAATGGTACGCATATGGTCGAAGACAGTCAATGGACATTAATGCATATAAATTGTTTTTCCCACACATAAGTGAACGTCCTTCATTTACTATTTCTAAAGACAAAGCGCTTCTGTTTTATAGCGGGATTGCCATAGTTTCTGAAAGCTTAAAAGAGCTGAAAGTATTAAAGAGAATTATGGAATCAGATGTATTCTTTGACTACATTAAAAACATGACGAAAGATTATTCGTCTGGTTATATTTCGATGAGCAAAAATTACATCAAAAACTTCGGCATTTGTAAACTATCGAAATTTGAAGAGAACGAACTACTGGAAAGTGATAATCCTGAATTATTGATAAGAAATTATTACGGACTTGATTCTACTAATATGCTGTACACAAATCCTCAATCTGTACTTTCCAAAGTAGCTGAATCAAATATTGGTTACAGATAG